DNA from Thermomicrobium roseum DSM 5159:
TCTGCGCCATCGGCCGACACCAGCTCCCGATGAATGTCGCGGCGCTCGTGATGGGTGGGCATGTCCGCACGGGATTAGAAGACAACATTTACTACTCCTACCGCGTCCTCGCCGAAGGAAACGCGCCGCTGGTCGCGCGGATCGTCCGCATCGCGCGCGAACTCGGCCGCGAGCCGGCTTCCCCGAGTGAAGCACGCACACTGCTCGGGCTCCCGCCGTTCCAGAGCTGAGGGACCATGCGACGCCCACGCATCGCTATCGCCGAACTTTCTCACGAGACGAACGCGTTCGCACGCACCCGTGTCGATCTCGCATTCGTCGAGCAGTGCGGGATTGCCCGTGGCGCGACGGTCGTGACTCGTGCGCGGGACACTGCGACCGTTCTGGCTGGGTTCATCGATATCGCCAACGAACTGGCGTTCACGCTGGTCCCGCTGCTCGCGGTATGGATCACGCCAGCTGGTCTGGTCACGCGCGACGCCTACGAGACGCTCCTCGGCGAACTCATCGATCGCCTGGAGACAGCAGCCCCAGTCGATGGCGTGCTGCTTTCGCTCCACGGTGCGATGGTGACCGAGCACATCCAGGACGCTGATGGCGAACTGCTCCGCCGCATTCGTGCGACGGTCGGACAGTCCGTCCCGATCGTCGCGGTTCTCGACCTCCATGCCAACATCAGCCCACTCATGGTGGAACAGGCCGACTTGCTCATCGGCTACCACACCTATCCGCACGTCGATCAGCGGGCGCGCGGTCGGCAGGCTGGCCTGGCACTCGCCCGCTTGTTGGACCGTACGATCCACCCGACGCCAGTACTGGTCAAACCGGCGATGCTGCCGACGTCCCAGCGTATGACGACCGATCGCCCACCGATGCGGACACTCATGCAGCATGCTGAGGAATGGGAGCGCCATCCCCGCGTTGTCGACGTGACGATCGCTGGCGGATTCCCGCCAGCTGACGTTCCAGAAGCCGGGTTGAGCGTGCTGGTGACGACCGACGACGACCCCGCGCTGGCTGCGAAGGTGGCCGAAGAACTGGCTGCCCTCGCCTGGGACCTGCGCCACGGCTTTCTCGGCGGTGTCGCGACCTGGGAAGAGGCAGCCGAGGCCATCCGGCACATCGAGCGCGGCCCCCTCGTCCTCGTCGACATCGCCGACAACCCCTGGACAGGCGGCCCAGGTGACAGCGTCGAACTTCTCCGCTTCCTGTTGAAGGAGCAGGTACGGCCGGCCGCACTCGCGCTGGTGCGCGATCCGGAAGTGGTGGACGAGTGCTTCCGAGCAGGAATCGGTGCCACCGTCGAGGTCGAACTCGGTGGCAAGACAGACGATCTCCATGGGCCTCCGCTCCCCGTGCGCGGGACGATCCGGCTGCTCTCCGACGGCCGGTACGTCAATGCCGGGCCGATGCACGCGGGCGTGACGGTCGACCTCGGTCGGACCGTCGTGCTCCGCGTCGAGGGGATCGATGTGCTGGTGACGGAACGCGCCGAGTCACCGATCGATTTGAACGTCTTCCGCTCGCACGGAATCGAGCCGACCGAGCAACGCGTCATCGGGCTCAAAGGGAAGGGACATTTCCGCGCGGCCTTCGAGCCGATCGCCGAACGAGTCGTCCTCGTCGAAGGACCAGGCATCACGGGGAGCGATCTGCGTCGGCTACCGTTCCGCTTCATCCGCCGGCCGATCTGGCCGCTCGACGTGGCGTGAGCGATCACCCGCATGCATAGTCGGCGAGTCGGAGCGACACGACGCGCGAGACACCGTCCTCTCCCATCGTGACACCGTAGAGCGTGCCAGCAGCCTCGATCGTCACCCGGTTGTGCGTGATGACGAGAAACTGGGTGCGTTCCGCCAGCCGTTCCAGCACTCCCCGGAAACGAGCGACGTTCGCCTCATCGAGCGCGGCATCGACTTCGTCCAGAACGCAAAACGGCAGCGGGTCGAGCTCGAGGAGCGCGAAACGGAGCGCGATCGCCGTCAGCGCCCGCTCGCCACCGCTCAGCTGCTGTACCGAGCGGACACGCTTGCCAGCTGGTTGGACGACCAGGTCGACCCCCTCGATGGAGCCGGCACCGTTGCGGGCGACGAGACGTGCTCGCCCACCACCGAACAGTTCCGCGAAGGTATCCGCGAAAGCACGATCGAGCGCACGCAACGAACGCACCAGACCCCGCTCGACCTCTCTGTCCAGATCGGCGAGGAGCTTGCGCAATGCCTGGGTCGTGCCCCGCACGTCCTCGAGTTGCGCGCGGAGCGATTCGTAGCGTTCCCGTTCCGACTCGTATTGGGCGATCGCGGCCTCTCCGAACCGGCTCAACTCCTGCCAGCGCCGCCGGAGTTCGGCGACGCGTCGCTCCCAACGCTCTGGGGGATCCTGCTGAGCGCGACTAGCCTGCTCGAGTCGTTCGACGAGTCCTGCATCGAGCGATCCTTCGGCGAGTTCCCAGGCTGCTTGTTCGAGAAGCGAGTGGAGTGCGCGCTCGGCACGCTCCAACGCGGCACGTGCTGCTGCGCTCTCCTGCGCGAGCTGACGCAGGCGCTGTTCGGCACGAGCCGATTCGGTCCGCAACGCTTTCGCCTGCTCGGCGAGCCGTTCGATCTCGACCGTGCGTGCTCGCTCCTCGGTTTCGAGTTCGGCCGCCTCGAGTGCCAGCCGCTTCGCTTCCGCGTCCGAGCGCTCTGCTTCGGCCAGGAACTGGGTGTGTTCTGCCCGGAGCTCATCCCATCGGGCATGCAGCGCAGCCAACCGCTGTCGAAGTTCTCCGAGGCGCTGGGCGAGCTGGCTGCGCTCCCGCGCTCCCGCACGCTCACGCTCCCGCAAGGTCGCGATCTGCTCCAAGAGCTGCTCGCGTTCCGGATCGGGCGTGTCCAGGCGAGCGATCGCATCGGCAACCTGAGCACGCTGGTGCTCGAGGTCGTCCAGAGCGGCATGGAGCGCGTCCTCCTGCTCGTGGAGTGCCCGAGCCTGCTCGTCGTCCCGAGCGAGAGCAGCTCGCACGGCAGCGATCGACTCCGCTTCCCGGGCGAGGGCGTCATCCAGCCTTTGGATGCTGCGCACCAGCTGCACCCACTCGTGATCGAGCTGCACCAGCTTCGTCTCCTGGGTCCGCAGCTGGTCGCGGACCGACTCCAGCGAACGACGCGCTCGCTCGACCGCATCTCGTGCGGCGAGGAACTGCCGCCGGGCTTCCTCGAGCGACGCAGCGAGTCGTTCCTGTCGGGCAGCGAACGCGCGTCGCTGGCGAACCAGCGACAAGAACCCACGCTCGCGACCACGCGTAGCCCCACCAGTGACCGAGCCGGTCGGTCGAGCCAGCTCCCCCTCGCGGGTCACGATAACCCAGCCGGGAGGAAGCTGGGGTAGCAAGCGCCGGACGGTCGCCAGATCGTCGGCGACGAGCACCCGTCCCAGAAGCGACTCCACGATCGGTACCAGTGCTGGTGGCGCCTCGATCAGGTCAGCTGCGACCCCGATGACACCCGGTTCACGAGCGACGAGTGGGCGACGCCCAGCTGGTAGCGAGCGGATCGTATCCAACGGATGGAACGTCGCTCGTCCAGCCTTGGTCGCTTTGAGAAAGGCGATCGCTGCCTCGGCATCGGACCACTGCTCGACGACGATGTCGGAAAGGTGCCCGCCGAGCGCTGCTTCGATCGCTGTTTCCAGTTCTGCCGGAACGTGGAGCAACGTTCCGAGCGTTCCGACGATCCCGGAGAGTTTTCCCTCGCGTGCCGCTGCCAGCACTGCCCTCGCTGCGCTCGCCACCAGATCGCCCGTCAGGGCATTGGTGAGCGTTTCCAGACGGCCCCGGACGAGAGCGTCCTCGCGCTCCAATTCGCGCACCACCTCGACACAACGCTCGAGTTCCTGTTGGGCACGCTCGGTCTGAGCCGCTTGCCGTTCCACCTCCACCCGCAAGGTTTGGACGTCCGCAGCGAGAGCAGCGCGCTGCTCATCGAGGCGAACGCGTTCCTGGTCGAGTCGCTGGCGCTCCTGCAGACGTGCCGCGTACGCGGCTTCAGCCCGCTGGAGTTCAGCCCGATACGCTTCTTGGGTTGCCAGCAGGGCTGCTCGCGTGCGCGCGAGCCGCTCACGTTCCGTGACTCGCTCCGCAAGTTCGTGCTCGATGCGGTGCAGCTGCTCGCGCAGTGCCGAGAGTTCGCGAGTGCGCTGCACTGCGGCAGCTTCTCGTTCCCGGAGCGCAGCCTCGGTCGCTCGCAATGCGTGCACGGTCGCCTGCCAACTCGTGTCGGCATGCTCCAGCTCCTGCTCGGTCTCCCGTATCTCCCGCTCGAGCTGCTCGACATCGTGAGCGAGCGCGTCCAACTGTCTTCCGAGGGCAGCGATCCGCTCCCGAGCCAGCTGCGTGCGGTACTGGGCAGTCGCCGCTTGGGCTGCCCGTTCGGTACGGAGCTCCCGGAGCTGGTCGCGCTGGGCCAGCACGGTCGCCTGCTGCTGCTCGACCCGCTCCAGCTCAGCCGCGAGTGCAGCACGATCGGCTTCTGCCGCACGCAAGGCCGACTCGAGTCGACCGAGTTCGCGGCGGGCCTTTGCCTCCTCCTCACGGGCGCGTCGCCAGCGAGCTGCGGAGAGCTGGAGCAGAGCCTCGCGCAGGCTCGCGCGAACAGCCAGTGCTTCTCGTGCGCGCTGAGCGGCTTCGCCGAGTGCATGGACATGCGGCTCCAACTCGCGCAACAGGTCGTCCAGTCGCTGCGCATGCTGCTCGGCTTCAGCCAGTTGCTGGCGAGCCTCCGCCTGTCGCAGGCGGAGCGCAGACAGGCCCGCCGCATGCTCCAGGTAGTGCCGGCGCTCAGCCGGACGTTGCTCGAGCACGTCATCGACCGACCCTTGCCGAGTGATGATCCAATCAGCTCGCAGGATCGCGGCGATGCGCAGGACGTCGCGCAGACGCGCCCGCGAGCCGTTGATGAGGTATTGGGTCTCGCCGTCACGAAAGACGCGCCGGGTCACGCTCACCTCGCGGAACGGCACCCCGAGTTCGTCTCCGTCCTGCTCCAACGTCAGCGTGACCTCGGCCATGCCGAGCGAGGGGCGATCGGGTCCACCAGCGAAGATCACATCGTCTGCTCGGCGGCTGCGAACAGCTGAGCCCGCCTGTTCGCCGAGCACCCAGGCGATGGCCTCAGCGAGGTTCGACTTGCCGGAGCCATTGGGGCCGACGATGGCGGTGATGCCACGGTCGAAGACGAGTTCGACAGGATCGGCAAAGCTCTTGAAGCCGAGCAGCGCCAGGCGGAGGAGCCGGACACCCATGGCCTGCGACCTCGTCAGTCCGGATAGCCGTGCGGAAAGCGCGTGTGCCAACGCACCGCCGAAGCGATGATTTCCTCGATTCCGTAACGTGGTCGCCAGCCGAGGACGCGTTCGGCCTTGGCGTAGCTCGCGTACTTGATCGGCGGCTCGCCCGGACGCGCCTCGCCGCGCTCGACCGGGAAACGCACACCGGTCAGCTCCTGGACGAGTTCGATGATCTGCCGCGTGGAATAGCCGACACCGCTCCCGAGATTGATCACGTCAGTCGGGTGCCCCTGCCGGAGTGCCTCGAGCGCCAGCACATGGGCCTCCGCGAGATCGAGCACGTGCACGTAATCCCGGATCGTCGTCCCGTCCGGTGTCGCGACGACCGGGGAGGTGAGGCGAAACGCCTGCAGGCCGAGCGCTCCCCGGATGGCATTCGGAATCAAGTGCTCTTCGGGTCGATGATCTTCACCCATCGAACCGTCGAGCGCGGCACCCGCTGCGTTGAAGTAGCGGAGGCTGATGGAGCGCAAGCCGTAGGCTGCGTCGTACCAGCGCAGATAGTGCTCGACCTGGAGCTTGGTCGCTCCATACGGATTGGTCGGCTCCGTCGGATGCGCTTCGTCGAGCGGGAGATACCGTGCTTCGCCGTACACTTCCGAGGAAGAGGAAAAGACCAGATAGGGAACATCGTGCCGCAAACAGGCCTCGAGGAGCACGATCGTTCCGCCCACATTGTGCACCACGTACTTGTTCGGGTCGGTGACCGACTCGCGTACGGAGGTGTACGCCGCGAGATGGATGACCGCGTCGAAACGCCAGCGACGGAAGCAGGTTGCGACAGCCTCGCGATCGATCAACTCACCGACAACCAGGGGAACGCAGACGGCTGAGCGATGCCCTTGCCGCAGGTTGTCGAAGACGACCACCTCATGACCAGCTTGTTGGAGCGCGCGCACCGTAAAAGAACCGACGTACCCAGCTCCTCCGGTAACCAGCACGGTGAGCGCTGCAGCCATGGACAATCTCCTCCTCAGGAACGACGTGCGGCGTGGATCGCGGCCCACGCTGCTTCCTCGTCAGCGATTTCCGGTGCGGTCTCCCATTCGGTGAACCACCTCAGAATCCGTTCGATCGCATCGACCGGTACCTCCGAGAGCCGCTGAACAGCACCGTACGCTGGATCGTCACAGGCAACAGCCAGGATCTTGTCGTCACCATCCGCTCGACGCAGGAGCCCCACTGGGC
Protein-coding regions in this window:
- the smc gene encoding chromosome segregation protein SMC, which translates into the protein MGVRLLRLALLGFKSFADPVELVFDRGITAIVGPNGSGKSNLAEAIAWVLGEQAGSAVRSRRADDVIFAGGPDRPSLGMAEVTLTLEQDGDELGVPFREVSVTRRVFRDGETQYLINGSRARLRDVLRIAAILRADWIITRQGSVDDVLEQRPAERRHYLEHAAGLSALRLRQAEARQQLAEAEQHAQRLDDLLRELEPHVHALGEAAQRAREALAVRASLREALLQLSAARWRRAREEEAKARRELGRLESALRAAEADRAALAAELERVEQQQATVLAQRDQLRELRTERAAQAATAQYRTQLARERIAALGRQLDALAHDVEQLEREIRETEQELEHADTSWQATVHALRATEAALREREAAAVQRTRELSALREQLHRIEHELAERVTERERLARTRAALLATQEAYRAELQRAEAAYAARLQERQRLDQERVRLDEQRAALAADVQTLRVEVERQAAQTERAQQELERCVEVVRELEREDALVRGRLETLTNALTGDLVASAARAVLAAAREGKLSGIVGTLGTLLHVPAELETAIEAALGGHLSDIVVEQWSDAEAAIAFLKATKAGRATFHPLDTIRSLPAGRRPLVAREPGVIGVAADLIEAPPALVPIVESLLGRVLVADDLATVRRLLPQLPPGWVIVTREGELARPTGSVTGGATRGRERGFLSLVRQRRAFAARQERLAASLEEARRQFLAARDAVERARRSLESVRDQLRTQETKLVQLDHEWVQLVRSIQRLDDALAREAESIAAVRAALARDDEQARALHEQEDALHAALDDLEHQRAQVADAIARLDTPDPEREQLLEQIATLRERERAGARERSQLAQRLGELRQRLAALHARWDELRAEHTQFLAEAERSDAEAKRLALEAAELETEERARTVEIERLAEQAKALRTESARAEQRLRQLAQESAAARAALERAERALHSLLEQAAWELAEGSLDAGLVERLEQASRAQQDPPERWERRVAELRRRWQELSRFGEAAIAQYESERERYESLRAQLEDVRGTTQALRKLLADLDREVERGLVRSLRALDRAFADTFAELFGGGRARLVARNGAGSIEGVDLVVQPAGKRVRSVQQLSGGERALTAIALRFALLELDPLPFCVLDEVDAALDEANVARFRGVLERLAERTQFLVITHNRVTIEAAGTLYGVTMGEDGVSRVVSLRLADYACG
- a CDS encoding inorganic diphosphatase, with the protein product MIEDPAGSTVRHVYDPVIGQWRTYRHPAAVSPWPANYGYLPGTYNPSDDDALDVIVLSQDPLPTGTRLLVRPVGLLRRADGDDKILAVACDDPAYGAVQRLSEVPVDAIERILRWFTEWETAPEIADEEAAWAAIHAARRS
- the galE gene encoding UDP-glucose 4-epimerase GalE, which gives rise to MAAALTVLVTGGAGYVGSFTVRALQQAGHEVVVFDNLRQGHRSAVCVPLVVGELIDREAVATCFRRWRFDAVIHLAAYTSVRESVTDPNKYVVHNVGGTIVLLEACLRHDVPYLVFSSSSEVYGEARYLPLDEAHPTEPTNPYGATKLQVEHYLRWYDAAYGLRSISLRYFNAAGAALDGSMGEDHRPEEHLIPNAIRGALGLQAFRLTSPVVATPDGTTIRDYVHVLDLAEAHVLALEALRQGHPTDVINLGSGVGYSTRQIIELVQELTGVRFPVERGEARPGEPPIKYASYAKAERVLGWRPRYGIEEIIASAVRWHTRFPHGYPD
- a CDS encoding M81 family metallopeptidase, with amino-acid sequence MRRPRIAIAELSHETNAFARTRVDLAFVEQCGIARGATVVTRARDTATVLAGFIDIANELAFTLVPLLAVWITPAGLVTRDAYETLLGELIDRLETAAPVDGVLLSLHGAMVTEHIQDADGELLRRIRATVGQSVPIVAVLDLHANISPLMVEQADLLIGYHTYPHVDQRARGRQAGLALARLLDRTIHPTPVLVKPAMLPTSQRMTTDRPPMRTLMQHAEEWERHPRVVDVTIAGGFPPADVPEAGLSVLVTTDDDPALAAKVAEELAALAWDLRHGFLGGVATWEEAAEAIRHIERGPLVLVDIADNPWTGGPGDSVELLRFLLKEQVRPAALALVRDPEVVDECFRAGIGATVEVELGGKTDDLHGPPLPVRGTIRLLSDGRYVNAGPMHAGVTVDLGRTVVLRVEGIDVLVTERAESPIDLNVFRSHGIEPTEQRVIGLKGKGHFRAAFEPIAERVVLVEGPGITGSDLRRLPFRFIRRPIWPLDVA